In Ensifer sp. WSM1721, the genomic window GATCTTAGTCAGGCCAGGAAGCGCATCTCGTAGCGCCGCTAGATGCCCGTATGCCTGTGCTCCACATCCGATGAAACCCAGCGATGTGCTTCTTGGAGACGCGAGGTACTCTGACGCCAGCGCAGACATGGCTGCCGTTCTGATCACCGTCAGTCGGCTGGCATCCACGACGGCCAAGGGAAGACCCGTGTCAAAATCCCCGAGAACGATTAAGCCGTTGACGTTTGGCAGACCTCGCTGAGAGTTCGCTCCAACGACGCTAACCCACTTCACTGCAGCAAATGGTGGCTCCGCGCAAGCTGCGGACATCGTCTGAAAATAGCGATCAGGTGCGGCTCTCACGGTCTGCTTGGGCGGAATCCTAAGATCGCTTGAGGCGTAGGCCTTAAATGCTCTCCGAAGCACCGATCGGAGATCGGCAGGTGACATGTCCAAGTCATCTATGTCAGACGCATTCAGGTATAAAATGTCGTCAATCATTCAATCCTCCCCAATTTTCCGGCTTCATCGACCCTGCATTGGCACGCCGAGTTCCAAAGATCTGTCAAAGGCTGCCTTCGTGGTTCGCAGTATCAAAGAGGAAAGTGCGTTTTCAGCTGCGAGCACGGACAGGCCCGCTGCAGTAGTTCCGTTGGGGCTTGTCACCTGTCGTCGAAGTTCGGCGGGGTCCTCGGGGGAATCGAAAGCAAGCGCCGCAGCCCCATGAACGGTTTCCTTGGCCAATTTTCCTGCTATCTCCGCCGAAAGGCCGAGTTCGCGAGCGGCATCAGTCAGGCATTCGATGAGATAAAATATGTAAGCCGGCCCCGAGCCACTTATTGCCGTAGCCGCGTCGATCAGGCTTTCGTGTGCGACCTGGTGAACCGCTCCACCGGCCTCGAAGAGACATTTAACGTTCTCAAGGTCAGTTTGTCCTACGGCGCTGCCGGAAAATACGATTGTTGAGCCTTTCCCAATAGCAGTCGGCGTATTCGGCATCGCACGCACGATTCGAGCAGAATCGAGAAGCGATTTTAATGTCCCGACTGATACGCCCGCGGCAATGCTGACGAAGACAGTACCGCGTGAAAAGCGTCTGTAGGAAGGAAGCTCACTCTGCAGGGCTTGCGGCTTCAACGCGATGACAATGAGGTCGGCTTTAGCGGGTAGAGTTTCACAGCTCTCATGGGTGTTCACGCCTAACAATGCCGCTCGTTCGCGCAAAGCTGCGACCGGTTCGATGACGTGGACATTGCGAGAGTGAACAGTTGAGGAGTTCACCCAGCCTCGCAACAGTGCATATCCCATGTTGCCGCATCCAACGAGGACCAACGTATGAGATAATGTAGTTGATGCAGGGTTCATTTCGTCTCCTAATTCATCGGCGCGTTGTCCGTCGGACTTCGATTTCAGTTTGAAGGCAGAGATGCACACGCGAGTCTGAGATTATGCTCGAGCTGTTTCCTGCGTCGCCATACGATCCCAGCAGTCGTGCAGCTCTTTTGAAAGCAAATGCTTCATGATCCTTTGACTGGGGGTCCGCTCGAAGTCGTTCACGACGGCGATGTAACGGGGGTTTTGAAAGGAGGCGAGACGCTCAGCCAGCCACCGAGAGAGATGCTCAGGATCAATGGCTTTGCCGCTCTTGGCTTTCACAAACAGCTTGATGTCCTGCTCGCCGACGTCGGCAGCGACGCCGATCATCGCGCAGTCCTCCACGGCCGGATGACCTGCAGCGACGTGCTCCACCTCCCACGCGGATACATTCTCTCCTTTACATCGGACGCTGTCCGTCATCCGTCCGTGGAACCATAGGTTCCCGTGAGCGTCCAAAGTGCCTGCGTCACCTGTGCGAAGCGCACCGTTTACAAGTGCCTTTTCAGTGGCTTGCTGATTATCCAGATATCCTCTGAACAGCGCGCCATCGAGAGATGACCTCACAACGATCTCTCCTCGGTCGCCGTTAGCTACCGGATTGCCCGCATTGTCTTCGATGGTTACGGTATACCAGGGCATCGGCTTGCCCACCGAACCGACCACACCTTCAGTGTTGCAGGTGGTGATGCTCGACGCTTCCGTCATCCCATAGCATTCCCGGATCTCTACGCCGAAGCGGTCGCGGAATTTGGGCCAGACGTCCGTGGGGCAGCCACCTCCCCATGCTATCCGGACGGAATGTTGGCGGTCGAGCGGCGTCTCCGGCTGCTTCAGCAAGATCTGCAGAATGCCCCCAAGATAATGGATATGCGTTGCGCCCGAGCTCCTGACCTGGTCCCAGAAGCGGCTCGCGCTGAACCGGTCGACCATGGCTAATGTGACGTCTTCGATGATTGGCAAAACCAGGAGTTGGGCGCCGCCGATGTGGAAGAATGGCTCCCAAACGAAAAAGATATCTGCCGGCCCCATGGCGGTGAGTGTTCGCACCGCCTCACCTGCAAGCCGGAGCATTCCATGTGTAACGAGAACACCCTTTGGTCGCCCGGTCGTTCCGGAGGTATACATGACCGCGAAGAGGTCATGTGCTTCCGGAGCCGCATCAACGAAATCGGTTTCGTTCTGCAGGATTGCCTCGAACGATCGATGATCCTGATCGCCGTCGATTGTGACAATCGCTTCGGAGGGTATTGCCGAGCCGCAATCAGCAATCGTCGAAAGAAACTCCCGGTCGGATACGATGAGCTTGGGTTCGCTGTGTTCAAGGATGTAGCGAAGACCGTCGCCCTTCTGTTGCGCATTGATTGGCACCCAGACGGCCCCAGCCTTCGCAATCCCGAGAAGAACAGGCAGCGTCAGGCGCGAATTTCGCATCATCACCGCGACACGATCCCCCCGCTGGACGCCCTGATATCGTAGTTCAGAAGCAAGCGCGCCGGACTCGGCCTTTAGCGTGGCGAAGGTGATCGGCTCACCGTTGAAAAGAGCAAAGACCTGATCAGGGCTTTTGTCGGCTTTGGTGTTGAAGTCGGCTATGAAGCCCTTGAGATTGTCGATCATAGAACGTTACGCCTTCCTAGATGCCCGTTCGGCCAGGAATTTCTCCATCATCTGAGTGGTTTCGCCAGATGCGTAAGCCTCCCGGTGGATCCTGACCGCGGCATCCAGGCACTCGCGGAAACCGACCTCGGTCATTTCGCGCAGCCATTGCTTGTCGAGGCGCATGGCGACCGGCGGTTTGGCGCCCAGCTCACGCGCAAGCGAAAGCGAGGCCGTCAAGACCTCTTCCTGAGGAACAATCTTGTTGATGATTCCGATGGAATGGCACTCCGCGGCATCCATGAACCGGCCGCTAAGCGTCAGATCAGTGGTCCGGGCCAATCCAAGGATCTCGCGCATGATCCATGGTCCGGTCACGCTGGCGATTCCGGAGTTGATCTCGGGCTGACCCATATGGACTCCCGCATGGCCGATCCGGAAGTCGCAGAGAAGTGCAACCTGAAAGGCAGAACCGGCGGCGACACCGTTCAAGGCTGCGATGAGCGGCTTAGAAAGCGAACGAATGGCACCGTAGAGGCTCTCCCACTCGGCAATCCATGCCGAGCTCGTGTCGCCATCGAGCGACTTCGCTTCGTTCAGGTCCTGGCCGGCACAAAATGCCCGGTCCCCTGCCCCAGTTAGCACGATTGCACGAACGGAATGATCGTTCTCGAGCTTGACAAGGGCGTCAACTAACTGGCTGCGCATAGGCTTGTGCCAAGCATTCAGGATCTCGGGCCTGTTTAATGTAACGACAGCGACGTCACCATTTCTGTCGATGAGAATGTAGCGATCCATGATCGGCTTCTCCATCCGTATTGTATTGCAATATTGGATATCGCATAGTTATTAAATTGGTGAAGCAAGTCAAGCCCTTTTCGCGAGAAGCGCGCGAATCCAATCACCTCGGAACGCGGCGACCCGGGGGCGAACCAGGCCGGCGCTTGGTTGCTGCCAGTAGCGCTACGTGCAGTCGGTACCTGATATTGCTGCAGCACCACCCCGCTCAGCTGGCCAATCACTCCTGACGGAACGAGAGCTGCGCGAATGTGGGCGACTGCGGATTACAACCGAGGGGCTCACGGGCGACAAGGAGCACCGTGGTGACAAGAGGTCATTCAGAAGGTCCCCGAGGTGTAGTCCGGAACCCCTTTAGTCGCGACACCCCGATCAGGGTGTCGTTGGCTCCGCGGATCAAACGCTGCGCATCGTACACACAACAGATGCATGGGATGCCCTCTGCTTTGACAAGATCAATCGATAGCGCGGCCGCACGGGGACTATGGAGAAATCCGCGAGTGAGAGATGCTACATCTTCAGGCGATCGCCCGTAGGGTCGTAGAATGCCCTCAGGCTAGCATTCGCGGGTACCATCATGTCTGCGACTTGAATCTCGAACTTCGCACCCTCGATAAGGCTTTGATCTACACCATCCCCGTAATTTACATAGCCCATGCCGATCGCGCAGTTCAGCGAGAAGCTGTATCCAGCGGACGTTATGTGACCGACATTTGCGCCATTCATGAAGATTGGCTCGTTATGATAGATCAGCGGTTCGGGATCTTGCAGTGCAAACTGTACCAAACGCTTGTTAAGTCTCTTACCTTTCTCGGATGCCACGGCATCGCGACCGATGAAAGGAATTGCCTTGTCCATGGCACAAAGAAAACTTAAGCCTGCCTCTGCGGGGGTCTCATCTGGGCCGATGTCGTGTCCCCAGTGACGGTAGGCCTTTTCAAGTCGCAGGTAATTAAGCGCATTCATACCGGCGGGCCTGAGGCCGAATTCTTTACCCACCTCCAGCAAGAGCTCCAACGCGCCTGGCGCAAATTCATTGGGCAAGTAGATTTCCCAGCCCAATTCGCCCACGTAGGAAATGCGCACTGCGAGCGCGGTTGCCCAGCCAAAGTCTATTTCTTTGGCTGCTCCAAACGGAAACTGGTCGTTCGACAAATCGGCGTTGGTGAGCTTCGAGAGGACTTTTCGACTGTTGGGGCCCATTAGGCCGATAACAGCGTATCTATTGCTGACGTCCTCAAGTGCGACATCCGCGCCCCGAGCAACATGGTTCTTGAAGTAATGGGCATCGCGCACCGAAGTGGCGAGTGCGGTGACGACCAGGAAACGATCATCAGCCATTTTGGTGACAGTGAGGTCGGCCTCGATTCGTCCCTTCGGATTGAGCCATTGTGTGTAAGTTGCCCTGCCAGAGCGGCCAACATCGGCACAAGAGAGACGTTGCAGCTCACGCTCGGCATCTTTGCCAGTCACCATGAATTTCGCGAGAACGCTCTGGTCAAAGAAACCTACATTGTTTCGGACACTTTGGCACTCCTCCCTGCAGTACTCGAACCAGTTCTGGCGGCCATACGAGTACTCATCGACGGGCTTTACGCCCTTGGGCGCGTACCAGCTGGGTCGCTCGTATCCCGCCACTTCCCCGAAGCATGCCCCGAGCTCTTGCTCCTTATTATAGAAGGGCGATCGCTTGATGCCGCGCGACGTCTCGAACTGACGGTTGGGCCAGTGCATCTGAAAGATCAGGCCAAGAGTTTCTTCAACTCTGGGGACCAAGAACGACTTTTTGTTCTGAAACGGGAAAAGCCGCCGAATATCCACATCCCACAAGTCGAAAGGAGGCTCGCCGTCGACGATCCACTGAGCCAGCGCCCAGCCCGCTCCACCGCCCCACTGTATTCCGCTTGAATTGAAGCCGGCCGCCACATAGAAATTTTTCAGGTGGGGTGCTTCTCCCATTACGGGTTTGTGGTCGGCAGTGAAGCTCTCAGGACCGTTAAAAAACTTGCGGATCCCCACTGTTTGTAGACTCGGAACACGATGGAGCGCGCCTTCCAGGTAGGGCGCAAAATGATCGAAGTCTTCCGGCAGTTCGTCGAAGCAGAAATCTTCCGGGATACCATCTACCGCCCAAGGCTTCGCCCTGTGCTCAAACGCGCCGAACAGCAGCTTTCCGGTATCTTCCTTGAAATAGATTCCTCTCTCAGGATCCCGCATCATAGGTAGATCCGAGGTGACGCCTTCCATGGGCTCGGTAACGATGTAGAAATGCTCGCACGCTTGGAGCGGAATATCCACTCCGACCTGTTCACCAATCGAACGGGCCCACATACCGCCGCAATTGACCACGTATTCGCATGTGATGGTTCCCTGATCGGTTTCAACTCCCTTGACGTGGCCGTTCTCCGTTAGGATCCGGGTAACCTTCGTGTCTTCGAAAATCCGGGCTCCGCCGGCCCGAGCACCGCGCACAAGCGCCATGCTGACATCGGTGGGGTTGCATTTGCCATCATTCGGGTACCAAACCGCACCGATCACGTCGTCAACATTCAGAAGAGGCCACTTCTGCATGGCCTCGGCTGGGGTAATTACGTCGGCAACCACATCCAATGTCCGCTGGAGCGCTACGCGGCGAAGCATTTCCTCCCAACGTTCACTGGTGGTCGCAACCGATACACTGCCTGGCTGGACAAAACCTGTCGCCTGTCCGGTCTCGGCCTCCAAACTGCTATAGAGTTTGACCGAATGCTTCGCCAGCCGGGTCAGATTCGCGTTCGCGAGTGAGTCAACCACAATGCCGGCAGCGTGCCAGGTCGTGCCACTCGTCAGCTTCTTACGCTCGAGCAGGACGACGTCTCTCCACCCAAATTTTGTGAGGTGATATGCAACAGAGCAGCCGACGATGCCGCCGCCAACAATTACGACCCGTGCCTGTGATGGAAGTGCCATGTCTTACCTCAGAATCTTTCTTATTCACACGCAGGTCCGCGCATACGCCGACCACTGGTTCCGCCTATAGGAGCTACCAAGCGCGCCCCTCCCCATGCACCGCGCAGCCCTGAAGGCGCCAGGCCAGAGCTGCGATTCCCTCGCAAAGCACTATACCTTCGCGACGTATTGGATACAAATATTACGTATTGATATTTGCGCGAAGTGTCAAGCCCTAGTTCGGTATGTGCAACAGACTGAGCCGAAACAAAAGCTCGCCTCTAAGCACAATTTTCGTCTCGTTTGATGAACGAAAACCGTAGCTTACGGCATAGTTCAGTTTCACCCGTCCCACGCGACGGAAGCCAAAACTCACGAGTTTGGTCGTCGCAGAGCCGTTAACTCGTGGGAGACGTTTGGACGAACGCCAAGGAAATTGGTTTCCTTTTGCGCAGACAAAATTGTGCAGGTCGGCTGCTTGTCTGCCCGAGGTTGGTCTGAGGCTTCGAAGTTTACATATTCGGATAGACCGGCCCCTCGCCGCCCTGGGGCGGCACCCAGTTGATGTTCTGGTTGGGGTCCTTGATGTCGCAGGTCTTGCAGTGGACGCAGTTCTGCGCGTTGATCACGAAGACCTGGTTGCCGTCCTTCTCCACCCATTCATAGACGCCCGCCGGACAGTAGCGGGTCGAGGGTCCCGCATAGACGCCGAGTTCGGAGGATTTCTGCAGCGCCATGTCCTCGACCTTGAGGTGAACCGGCTGGTTTTCCTCGTGATTGGTGTTGGACAGGAACACCGAGGAAAGCCGGTCGAAGGTCAGCACGCCATCGGCCTTGGGATAATCGATCTTCTTGTGCTTGGAGGCGGGCTCCAGCGACTGCGCATCGATCATGCCGTGCTTCATTGTGCCGAAGAAGGAGAAGCCGAACAGCTGGTTGGTCCACATGTCCAACCCGCCAAGCGCGATGCCGAGGCCGGTGCCCAGCTTCGACCACAGCGGCTTGACGTTACGAACGCGCCTTAGGTCCTTGCCGATATCGGTCGCGCGCCAGGCGTTCTCGATCTCAACCGGTTCGTCATTGGCACGGCCGGCAGCGATGGCCGCAGCGATATTGTCGGCGGCCAGCATGCCCGACAGCACGGCGTTGTGGCTGCCCTTGATGCGCGGCACGTTGACGAAGCCGGCAGAACAGCCGATCAGCGCGCCGCCCGGGAACGACAGTTTTGGCACTGACTGATAGCCGCCTTCGGTGATGGCTCGGGCGCCGTAGGAGATACGCTTGCCACCCTCGAACGTGCCGCGGATCGCCGGATGGGTCTTGAAGCGCTGGAACTCCTCGAAAGGATAGAGCCACGGGTTCTTGTAGTTGAGATGCATCACGAAGCCGACGGCGACCTGATTGTCCTCGAGGTGATAGAGGAAGGATCCGCCGCCGGTCCTGCCATCGAGCGGCCAGCCGAAGGAATGCTGCACCAGCCCCGGCTTGTGGTTCTCGGGCCTAACCTGCCAGAGTTCCTTGATCCCGATGCCGAATTTCGGCACGTCGCGGCCGTCGTCGAGCTTGAACTGGCGGATCAACTGCTTGGCCAGCGAGCCGCGCACGCCTTCGCCGATCAGTGTATATTTCCCCAAGAGCTCCATGCCGCGGGCATAGCTGCCGCCCGGTTCGCCGTCCCGGCCGATGCCCATGTCGCCGGTGGCGACGCCACGCACCGCGACGTTCTCGTCATAGAGCACCTCCGTCGCAGCAAAGCCAGGATAGATCTCGACGCCGAGCTCTTCCGCCTTGGTGGCCAGCCAGCGACAGACATTGCCGAGCGAGACGATGTAGTTGCCGTGATTGTTCATCAAGGGCGGCATCATGATGTTCGGCAGACGAACCGAACCGGCAGGACCGAGCAGCAGGAAGTGGTCGTCCGTCACTTCGGTCTTGAACGGATGACCTTCCTCCTCGCGCCAGCCGGGCAGCAGCTTGTCGATGCCGACGGGATCAACGACCGCGCCCGACAGGATATGCGCGCCGACTTCCGCACCCTTTTCCAGCACCACCACGGTGAGATCCGGGTTGACCTGCTTGAGCCGGATCGCGGCCGACAGACCCGCCGGCCCCGCGCCTACGATCACGACGTCAAATTCCATGATCTCGCGTTCTGGCTTTCCGGCCATGCCCACAGCTTTCCTAGCCGAATATTAGAGTTGCAGCGTGTCTTGCCCGAGTGAACGCTGGGCGGCAATGACCGTATTCGCCATCAGCATGGCGATGGTCATCGGACCGACACCGCCCGGTACCGGCGTGATCACGCTTGCGACCTCGGCGCATTCGGCGAACGCGACATCACCGACGAGCTTGTTCTTGCCCTCGCCACGCTCGGGCGCCGGAACTCGGTTGATTCCGACATCGATGACTGTCGCACCGGGCTTGACCCAATCCGCCTTCACCATTTCCGGGCGACCGACGGCGGCCACCAGAATGTCGGCATTTCGGCAGACGGCCGGGAGATCCTTGGTGCGCGAATGAGCGGTCGTGACCGTTGCATTGGCGGCGAGGAGCAGCGCCGACATCGGCTTGCCGAAGAGATTGGAGCGGCCGATGACGACCGCATTGAGGCCCGACAAATCCTCGCCATGCGTACCACGCACGAACACCATGGCCCCGGCAGGGGTGCAGGAGACGAGACCACCTTTGAGATCGCCCGCCGCTACCCTGCCCACATTGACTACGTGCAAGCCATCAACATCCTTCTCCGGCCTGATCGACTGGATGACCGCCTCAGAACTTAGATGTTTTGGCAGCGGAAGCTGTACGAGGATGCCGTGGATGATCTCGTCGACATTCAAGGTCTCGACGAGCTGGGCGAGTTCTTCTTGGGTAGTCGCCTCGGGCAGCGTGTGCTGGATGGAGTGGAAGCCGCATTCCTTGGCCATGCGGCTCTTGGCCGAGACGTAGGCGTGGCTTGCTGGATCGTCGCCGACAATCACAACTGCAAGACCCGGCTTCAAGCCGGCGTTCTCTTCCAACACCGCAGTCGCGGACTTGACAACGCCAATCACGGAAGCGGCAGCCTGCTTCCCATCAATAATCGTAACCACGGTTCAACCCATCCTTTCGGACTTGTACGAGCCCGGGCTTGGTGGGAAGACAACGACACGGTTGCCATTGATGAAGCAACGGTTGTGTATATGGGCGTGCACCGCGCGGGCGAGCACCTGGCTTTCGACGTCGCGGCCGATCGACACATAGTCCTCGGCGCTCTGGGCATGGGTGATGCGGGCGATGTCCTGCTCGATGATCGGGCCTTCATCGAGATCGGCGGTGACGTAATGCGCCGTCGCGCCGATCAGCTTGACACCGCGCTCATAGGCCTGCTTGTACGGATTGGCGCCCTTGAAGCTCGGCAGGAAGGAGTGGTGGATGTTGATGATCTTCCCCGACATCTTCTTGCAGAGCGCATCCGAAAGCACCTGCATGTAGCGGGCGAGCACGACGAGCTCGGCCTCGCTCTGCTCGACGATCTCCATCAGCCGCGCCTCGGCCTGCGGTTTGTTCTCCTTCGTCACCTTGATGCAGTGGAAGGGGATGTCGTGGTTGACGACCACCTTCTGGTAGTCGAAGTGGTTGGAGACGACGCCGACGATGTCGATCGGCAGCGCGCCGATCTTCCAGCGGTAGAGCAGGTCGTTGAGGCAGTGGCCGAAACGCGACACCATCAGCAGCACCTTCATCCGAGAGTCACTGTGATGCACCCGCCAAGACATGCCGAAGGTTTCGGCGACGGGCTCGAAAACTCTTACAATTTCGGTTTGCTGCGCCCCCAACTCGCTGACGAAATGGAGACGCATGAAGAATAATCCAGTCTGAAGATCGTCGAACTGCGAAGCGTCAATGATGTTGCAGCCAGCTTCGGCAAGGCATCCGGTGACGGCGGCGACTATGCCGCGGGTGGATTTGCAACTGATGGTCAAGACATAGGAGGTCATAGTGATCCTGCTCTGGCGGACGTCCACTTGTGTTCAATGAGCTCGATTCGAGGTCAAAGTACATTTTCGATTTGGGGAAGGACGTCGAAGAGATCGGCGACGAGACCGTAGTCGGCAACCTGGAAGATAGGCGCGTCTGCGTCGTTGTTGATGCCGACGATGACTTTCGAGTCCTTCATGCCGGCCAAATGCTGGATGGCGCCGGAGATGCCGCAGGCGATGTAGAGATCCGGGGCGACCACCTTGCCGGTCTGGCCGACCTGCCAGTCGTTCGGCGCATAGCCGGCATCGACGGCGGCGCGGGATGCACCCACGGCGGCACCGAGCTTGTCGGCGACGGGCAGGATCACCTCCCTGAACTTCTCCGAGGAGCCGAGCGCGCGGCCGCCGGAGATGATGATCTTGGCGGAAGTCAGTTGCGGGCGGTCCGTGGATGAAAGTGAGTGCGACACGAAGTTTGAAATCGGCGAAGAAAAGGCTGCCGTCGAGATTTCCTCGACGGCAGCAGATGGGCCTTGGGAGGCCTGGGAAAAGGACGCCGTGCGCACGGTGATTACCCTTTTGGCGTCGGTCGACTTCACCGTCTGGACGGCGTTACCGGCATAGATCGGACGCTTGAAGGTGTCCGACGAGACGACTTCGGTGATTTCCGAGACTTGTGCGACATCAAGGAGGGCGGCGACACGCGGCAGCACATTCTTGCCAGTCGAGGTCGCCGCGGCGATGATCGTATCATAACTGCCTGCCAGCGACACGATGAGGTCGGCCAGCGGCTCGGCCAGATTGTTGGCGAGCTCGTCGCTCTCGGCGAGCAAAACCTTGGAAACGCCGGTAAACTTGGCAGCCGCGTCGGCAGCCGCCTTGGCGCCCCTGCCTGCGACCAGCACATGCACATCGCCGCCAATCTTGGAAGCGGCGGTCAATGCCTTGCCGGTCTGGTCGGAAAGGGTTGCGTTGTCGTGGTCAGCCAGAAGAAGAATGGCCATGGTCGTAAATCCTTTCTCGAACCTTAGAGGACGCCAGCTTCGGTCTTGAGCTTTTCGACAAGCTCGGCGACCGACTTGACCTTGACGCCAGCCTTGCGGCCGGACGGCTCTTCGGTCTTCAGCACTTTCAGGCGCGGCTCGGTGGAGACGCCGAAGTCGGCCGGGCTCTTCTTGTCGAGCGGCTTCTTCTTTGCCTTCATGATGTTCGGCAGCGAGGCATAGCGCGGCTCGTTGAGGCGCAGGTCTGTGGTGATGACCGCCGGCAGCTTCAGTTCGACCGTCTGCAGGCCGCCGTCGACCTCGCGGGTGACGTTGACCTTGCCGTCGCCGATCTCGACCTTGGAGGCGAAGGTGCCTTGGGCCCAGCCGAGCAATGCCGCCAGCATCTGGCCGGTCTGGTTCGAATCGTCGTCGATCGCCTGCTTGCCGACGATGACCAGCCCCGGCTGCTCAGCTTCGGCCACACCCTTGACGATCTTGGCGACGGCGAGCGGCTCGACCTGATCCTCGGTTTCGACCAGGATCGCCCTGTCAGCACCCATGGCAAGCGCGGTGCGAAGCGTTTCCTCAGCCTTGGCCGGACCGATCGATACGACCACCACTTCCTCGGCCATGCCGGCTTCCTTCAGGCGCAGTGCCTCTTCGACGGAGATTTCGTCGAACGGATTCATCGACATCTTGACGTTGGCGAGGTCCACACCAGAGCCGTCCGGCTTGACGCGAACCTTCACGTTGGCGTCTACGACTCTCTTGATGGGTACGAGAATTTTCATGGCTGCGCTCCGTCCCGTGCGTTGTGGCACTATGCAATATTGGATATTGTATTTCGTGTCAACAGCTGGTGCGCCGCCGAAATCGACAGTGTGGCCGTGCATGCCTCTATGGCGTGCATCCCCGCGGACGGGTTGGTGCCGCCGCGAGACGTCACGAGTGTGAAAAGGAGAACCAGGCCGAGCGCCCAGTGATGCAGGAGACCAAGCGGTAGCAGATGGGGAGGTTCGGTTTGCGAGATGCGGCCCCGAACCTACTACGGAATCGCCAGGCTTACGCGATTGGAGACCATGCGCGCCTTTGCCTTACGCTGATGCTGGATGAACGATCGTCCATCAACACTGCGGATAACTCGCAACTTTGTGTATGTCGGGCTGGCGACGCTCTGCTAACCGGTCATGGGCGGCGACTGTAGAAGCTCTTGGGCTACAATCGCCGGTACTGGGAGGCGACTTTCGACATCTGACGTGCGATTTCTACGGTTATTGGACTAAGTTCAGCTTCAACTTTGTCCACGTTCCAATTAGCGGTCGAGACCGCGATGTTGACTGCGGCCACTACTTTGTTGTCATAACCGAAAACGGGCGCGGCAGTAGAGATGTCTCCCAACATTGCCTCTTGGTTGGCAATGGCAAAACCTCTTTCGCGTACTTGCTCCAATCCTTCTTCAAGCTCTTTACGGTCTGAGACAGTGTAAGGTGTGATCGCGGCGAAGCTGGATCTTTCCAGGATCTCGTTCAGATCGCTCGACGGGAGATTTGCCAGAATGGCGCGGCCCGGCGCGGTTGCGTATGCAGGAAGGCGCGTTCCGATCGTCACGTAAGAACTCATCA contains:
- the proC gene encoding pyrroline-5-carboxylate reductase; the protein is MNPASTTLSHTLVLVGCGNMGYALLRGWVNSSTVHSRNVHVIEPVAALRERAALLGVNTHESCETLPAKADLIVIALKPQALQSELPSYRRFSRGTVFVSIAAGVSVGTLKSLLDSARIVRAMPNTPTAIGKGSTIVFSGSAVGQTDLENVKCLFEAGGAVHQVAHESLIDAATAISGSGPAYIFYLIECLTDAARELGLSAEIAGKLAKETVHGAAALAFDSPEDPAELRRQVTSPNGTTAAGLSVLAAENALSSLILRTTKAAFDRSLELGVPMQGR
- a CDS encoding AMP-binding protein is translated as MIDNLKGFIADFNTKADKSPDQVFALFNGEPITFATLKAESGALASELRYQGVQRGDRVAVMMRNSRLTLPVLLGIAKAGAVWVPINAQQKGDGLRYILEHSEPKLIVSDREFLSTIADCGSAIPSEAIVTIDGDQDHRSFEAILQNETDFVDAAPEAHDLFAVMYTSGTTGRPKGVLVTHGMLRLAGEAVRTLTAMGPADIFFVWEPFFHIGGAQLLVLPIIEDVTLAMVDRFSASRFWDQVRSSGATHIHYLGGILQILLKQPETPLDRQHSVRIAWGGGCPTDVWPKFRDRFGVEIRECYGMTEASSITTCNTEGVVGSVGKPMPWYTVTIEDNAGNPVANGDRGEIVVRSSLDGALFRGYLDNQQATEKALVNGALRTGDAGTLDAHGNLWFHGRMTDSVRCKGENVSAWEVEHVAAGHPAVEDCAMIGVAADVGEQDIKLFVKAKSGKAIDPEHLSRWLAERLASFQNPRYIAVVNDFERTPSQRIMKHLLSKELHDCWDRMATQETARA
- a CDS encoding enoyl-CoA hydratase/isomerase family protein — protein: MDRYILIDRNGDVAVVTLNRPEILNAWHKPMRSQLVDALVKLENDHSVRAIVLTGAGDRAFCAGQDLNEAKSLDGDTSSAWIAEWESLYGAIRSLSKPLIAALNGVAAGSAFQVALLCDFRIGHAGVHMGQPEINSGIASVTGPWIMREILGLARTTDLTLSGRFMDAAECHSIGIINKIVPQEEVLTASLSLARELGAKPPVAMRLDKQWLREMTEVGFRECLDAAVRIHREAYASGETTQMMEKFLAERASRKA
- a CDS encoding FAD-dependent oxidoreductase, encoding MALPSQARVVIVGGGIVGCSVAYHLTKFGWRDVVLLERKKLTSGTTWHAAGIVVDSLANANLTRLAKHSVKLYSSLEAETGQATGFVQPGSVSVATTSERWEEMLRRVALQRTLDVVADVITPAEAMQKWPLLNVDDVIGAVWYPNDGKCNPTDVSMALVRGARAGGARIFEDTKVTRILTENGHVKGVETDQGTITCEYVVNCGGMWARSIGEQVGVDIPLQACEHFYIVTEPMEGVTSDLPMMRDPERGIYFKEDTGKLLFGAFEHRAKPWAVDGIPEDFCFDELPEDFDHFAPYLEGALHRVPSLQTVGIRKFFNGPESFTADHKPVMGEAPHLKNFYVAAGFNSSGIQWGGGAGWALAQWIVDGEPPFDLWDVDIRRLFPFQNKKSFLVPRVEETLGLIFQMHWPNRQFETSRGIKRSPFYNKEQELGACFGEVAGYERPSWYAPKGVKPVDEYSYGRQNWFEYCREECQSVRNNVGFFDQSVLAKFMVTGKDAERELQRLSCADVGRSGRATYTQWLNPKGRIEADLTVTKMADDRFLVVTALATSVRDAHYFKNHVARGADVALEDVSNRYAVIGLMGPNSRKVLSKLTNADLSNDQFPFGAAKEIDFGWATALAVRISYVGELGWEIYLPNEFAPGALELLLEVGKEFGLRPAGMNALNYLRLEKAYRHWGHDIGPDETPAEAGLSFLCAMDKAIPFIGRDAVASEKGKRLNKRLVQFALQDPEPLIYHNEPIFMNGANVGHITSAGYSFSLNCAIGMGYVNYGDGVDQSLIEGAKFEIQVADMMVPANASLRAFYDPTGDRLKM
- a CDS encoding electron transfer flavoprotein-ubiquinone oxidoreductase, producing MAGKPEREIMEFDVVIVGAGPAGLSAAIRLKQVNPDLTVVVLEKGAEVGAHILSGAVVDPVGIDKLLPGWREEEGHPFKTEVTDDHFLLLGPAGSVRLPNIMMPPLMNNHGNYIVSLGNVCRWLATKAEELGVEIYPGFAATEVLYDENVAVRGVATGDMGIGRDGEPGGSYARGMELLGKYTLIGEGVRGSLAKQLIRQFKLDDGRDVPKFGIGIKELWQVRPENHKPGLVQHSFGWPLDGRTGGGSFLYHLEDNQVAVGFVMHLNYKNPWLYPFEEFQRFKTHPAIRGTFEGGKRISYGARAITEGGYQSVPKLSFPGGALIGCSAGFVNVPRIKGSHNAVLSGMLAADNIAAAIAAGRANDEPVEIENAWRATDIGKDLRRVRNVKPLWSKLGTGLGIALGGLDMWTNQLFGFSFFGTMKHGMIDAQSLEPASKHKKIDYPKADGVLTFDRLSSVFLSNTNHEENQPVHLKVEDMALQKSSELGVYAGPSTRYCPAGVYEWVEKDGNQVFVINAQNCVHCKTCDIKDPNQNINWVPPQGGEGPVYPNM